In the Sinorhizobium arboris LMG 14919 genome, one interval contains:
- the pepN gene encoding aminopeptidase N yields MRTNTGQIVHLENYRPTDFVLERVDLTFELDPRETKVEARMIFHRRQGVAPSAPLVLDGDELVMTGLLLDQEAIPGTLYEATDDTLTIRGLPEAAPFEITVTTALSPEANTKLMGLYRTSNVYCTQCEAEGFRRITYFPDRPDVLAVYTVNIIADKAAAPLLLSNGNYLGGADMGDGRHFASWFDPHPKPSYLFALVAGDLGVVEDTFTTASGRDVVLKIYVEHGKEPRAAYAMDALKRSMRWDEQVFGREYDLDIFMIVAVSDFNMGAMENKGLNIFNDKYVLADPETATDADYANIEAIIAHEYFHNWTGNRITCRDWFQLCLKEGLTVYRDHEFSADMRSRAVKRIAEVRHLKSEQFPEDTGPLAHPVRPTQYREINNFYTTTVYEKGSEVTRMIATVLGRDLFKKGMDLYFERHDGQAVTIEDFVACFETASGRDLKQFSLWYHQAGTPLVTASGTYDASKQTYTLSLEQTVPPTPGQSSKAPMHIPLRFGLLLPDGSEAKPSAVSGAEIAGDVLHLTERKQTVTFSGIPSEPVPSFNRGFSAPVNLHVAQSAEDRALIARHETDLFARWQALNTMALDNLVTAAAQARAGQPVACDDALVDALLAAAADDRLEPAFRSQVLSLPSETDIGREIGGNNDPDAIHSGRQAVLAAIAQAGKDTFARLVNEMSLSGPFRPDAESAGRRALRNSGLTYLVYADGSPQKAADAFRSANNMTDLSHALTLLAHRFPEAEATADALAAFKKRFADNALVIDKWFAIQATIPGPSTLDRVRGLMSDPLFNASNPNRVRSLVGTFAFANATGFNRLDGEGYRFLARQILDIDARNPQLAARILTSMRSWRSLESTRAGHACSALEEVARASNLSADVSDIVDRMLKDEH; encoded by the coding sequence ATGCGGACAAACACTGGCCAGATCGTTCATCTGGAAAACTACCGGCCGACCGATTTCGTTCTCGAGAGGGTGGACCTGACTTTCGAACTCGATCCGCGGGAGACGAAGGTCGAGGCGCGCATGATCTTCCATCGCCGCCAAGGCGTCGCCCCTTCGGCACCGCTCGTTCTCGACGGCGACGAGCTCGTCATGACCGGCCTGCTGCTCGATCAGGAAGCGATACCCGGCACGCTCTATGAAGCGACGGACGACACGCTTACCATTCGCGGACTGCCGGAAGCCGCCCCCTTCGAGATCACTGTCACGACGGCCCTGTCTCCGGAAGCCAACACCAAGCTGATGGGCCTCTATCGCACCAGTAACGTCTACTGCACCCAGTGCGAAGCGGAAGGTTTCCGTCGCATCACCTACTTCCCGGATCGTCCCGACGTGCTGGCGGTCTATACCGTCAACATCATCGCCGACAAGGCTGCCGCACCGCTTCTGCTTTCGAACGGCAACTATCTCGGCGGCGCCGACATGGGCGACGGCCGTCATTTCGCCTCCTGGTTCGATCCGCATCCCAAACCGAGCTATCTCTTCGCGCTCGTTGCCGGCGATCTCGGGGTAGTCGAGGACACGTTCACCACCGCTTCCGGCCGGGACGTCGTCCTCAAAATCTATGTCGAACACGGCAAAGAGCCGCGCGCCGCCTACGCCATGGATGCGCTGAAGCGGTCGATGAGATGGGATGAGCAGGTCTTCGGCCGCGAGTACGATCTCGACATCTTCATGATCGTCGCAGTCTCCGATTTCAACATGGGCGCCATGGAGAACAAGGGGCTCAACATCTTCAACGATAAATATGTGCTCGCCGATCCGGAAACGGCGACCGATGCGGACTATGCCAATATCGAGGCGATCATCGCCCACGAATATTTCCACAACTGGACCGGCAACCGCATCACCTGCCGCGACTGGTTTCAGCTCTGCCTGAAGGAAGGCCTGACCGTCTATCGCGACCACGAATTTTCCGCCGACATGCGTTCGCGCGCCGTGAAGCGTATCGCCGAGGTGCGGCATTTGAAATCCGAGCAATTCCCCGAGGATACCGGCCCCCTCGCCCACCCCGTACGCCCGACGCAATACAGAGAAATCAACAACTTCTACACGACCACGGTTTATGAGAAGGGATCCGAGGTCACGCGGATGATCGCGACGGTGCTCGGCCGCGACCTCTTCAAGAAGGGCATGGACCTCTACTTCGAGCGTCACGACGGCCAAGCGGTGACGATCGAGGACTTCGTCGCCTGTTTCGAGACCGCAAGCGGTCGAGACCTCAAGCAGTTCTCGCTCTGGTATCATCAGGCCGGAACGCCGCTCGTCACCGCTTCGGGCACCTATGACGCCTCCAAGCAGACATACACGCTGTCGCTGGAGCAGACCGTTCCGCCGACGCCGGGGCAGAGCAGCAAGGCGCCGATGCATATTCCGCTCCGCTTCGGACTGTTGCTTCCGGACGGAAGCGAGGCAAAGCCCTCGGCCGTCTCCGGCGCGGAGATCGCCGGCGACGTACTGCACCTGACCGAGCGCAAGCAGACCGTCACCTTTTCCGGCATTCCATCCGAGCCGGTCCCCTCCTTCAACCGCGGTTTCTCCGCGCCTGTCAATCTGCACGTGGCGCAGAGCGCCGAGGATCGCGCGCTGATTGCGCGCCACGAGACCGACCTCTTCGCACGTTGGCAGGCGCTGAACACGATGGCCCTCGACAATCTCGTCACGGCGGCGGCACAGGCGCGTGCCGGCCAGCCCGTTGCCTGTGACGATGCGCTTGTCGATGCCCTGCTTGCCGCGGCCGCCGACGACCGGCTTGAGCCGGCGTTCCGGTCGCAAGTGCTTTCGCTGCCCAGCGAAACCGACATAGGCCGCGAAATCGGCGGCAACAACGATCCGGATGCCATTCATTCCGGGCGCCAGGCTGTCCTGGCCGCCATCGCCCAGGCCGGCAAAGATACTTTTGCGCGACTGGTGAACGAGATGTCCCTGTCCGGTCCGTTCCGTCCGGACGCCGAGAGCGCCGGACGGCGGGCCCTGCGCAATTCGGGGCTTACCTATCTCGTCTATGCCGACGGGAGCCCGCAAAAAGCCGCTGACGCGTTTCGCTCCGCCAACAACATGACCGATCTCAGCCACGCGCTGACGCTTCTTGCGCACCGGTTTCCGGAGGCCGAGGCGACAGCTGACGCCCTGGCGGCGTTCAAGAAGCGCTTTGCCGACAACGCGCTGGTCATCGACAAGTGGTTCGCCATTCAGGCGACGATCCCAGGGCCGTCGACGCTCGACCGCGTTCGGGGGCTGATGTCGGATCCGCTCTTCAACGCCAGCAATCCGAACCGCGTTCGTTCGCTGGTCGGCACATTCGCCTTCGCGAATGCCACCGGCTTCAACCGCCTCGACGGTGAAGGCTATCGTTTCCTTGCCCGACAGATTCTCGACATCGATGCGCGCAACCCGCAGCTTGCGGCGCGTATTCTTACGTCGATGCGTTCCTGGCGGTCGCTTGAAAGTACCCGGGCCGGCCACGCCTGCAGCGCGCTCGAAGAGGTCGCGCGCGCCTCCAACCTTTCCGCCGATGTGAGCGACATCGT
- a CDS encoding DMT family transporter, translated as MDADAPSPMKGIALKVLSVVVFVCMSTCIKAAGDGIATGQITFYRSAFAMVPILGFLACRGALRDAFRTANVTGHLARGFVGILAMSCGFYGLVHLPLPEAIAIGYAMPLLAVAFAAIFLGEMVRLYRWSAVVIGLVGVFIITWPRLTLFNQSGFGSTEAMGAVAVLLSAALGATAMVLVRKLVQKERTHTIVLYFSLSAAVFSLATLPFGWSELSWRAFLLLMIAGFCGGVGQILLTESYRHADMSTIAPFEYTSIVLGIVLGYFLFGDVPTATMLAGTAIVVGAGIFIIYREHQLGLERKGARKHVTPQG; from the coding sequence ATGGATGCGGACGCTCCGAGCCCGATGAAGGGGATTGCGCTCAAAGTGCTCTCCGTGGTCGTCTTCGTGTGCATGTCGACCTGTATCAAGGCTGCAGGCGACGGCATCGCGACCGGCCAGATCACCTTCTACCGCTCGGCTTTCGCGATGGTGCCGATCCTTGGATTCCTCGCCTGCCGCGGCGCATTGCGGGACGCGTTCAGGACGGCGAATGTCACGGGACACCTGGCGCGCGGTTTCGTCGGCATCCTCGCCATGAGCTGCGGCTTTTACGGTCTCGTCCACCTGCCCCTGCCGGAGGCGATCGCGATCGGCTATGCCATGCCGCTGCTCGCCGTGGCCTTCGCGGCCATCTTTCTGGGCGAGATGGTGCGGCTCTATCGCTGGTCTGCGGTGGTCATCGGGCTCGTCGGCGTGTTTATCATCACTTGGCCGCGCCTCACGCTCTTCAACCAGAGCGGCTTCGGATCGACCGAAGCGATGGGCGCGGTCGCGGTGCTGCTTTCGGCGGCGCTCGGGGCAACGGCGATGGTGCTCGTGCGCAAGCTCGTGCAGAAGGAGCGCACCCACACGATCGTCCTCTATTTCTCCCTTTCGGCCGCAGTGTTCTCGCTTGCGACGCTGCCGTTCGGCTGGTCCGAACTCTCCTGGCGGGCCTTCCTTCTCCTGATGATCGCGGGCTTTTGCGGCGGTGTCGGGCAGATACTGCTAACGGAGAGCTATCGCCACGCCGATATGTCGACGATCGCCCCCTTCGAGTACACGTCGATCGTGCTCGGCATCGTTTTGGGCTACTTCCTCTTCGGCGATGTGCCGACCGCAACCATGCTGGCCGGGACGGCGATCGTCGTGGGCGCGGGCATCTTCATCATCTACCGGGAGCACCAGCTGGGACTGGAGCGAAAGGGCGCGCGCAAGCACGTGACGCCGCAGGGATAG
- a CDS encoding MFS transporter — MLANFASVFSLMLSTFLMMVAFGLQSYVIPVRSVTESWSTLTISIFATGYTLGFTLSCIVTPKFVLRVGHVRVFTALITLLSIAILMCGLIVDWRAWIGFRAVSGFAIAGSYLVVESWLNERVTNENRGLLFSLYLITTMVGTIGGQYLVPLGDPSNTSLFILCGVLFSLALLPTALSSSPMPAPPARANFDIPALYRRSPVAVVGGFLAGALSGAWLNLGGVFTQKIGLSTGEGATLLASLLAGSAISQVPIGRASDRMDRRIVMVACGIAGVVSCLAMSLAIASSPPVLYGLAACIGTVLFPIYALNVAHANDLARPDEYVEVSSGLMITYGLGTISGPLMVGPLMDRFGPVALFVVLAVYFALYAGYAAWRILQRQQHEGLVAKTDFQVTTVLPTPGPDVTSPLAHQDAGEIIEDDTVPAWEQETS, encoded by the coding sequence ATGCTGGCGAATTTCGCTTCCGTGTTCAGCCTGATGCTGTCCACCTTTCTGATGATGGTGGCCTTCGGGCTGCAGAGCTATGTCATACCGGTACGCTCGGTGACGGAAAGCTGGTCGACCCTCACGATCTCGATCTTTGCGACGGGCTACACGCTGGGCTTCACGCTTTCCTGCATCGTCACGCCGAAATTCGTCCTGCGCGTCGGCCATGTCCGCGTCTTCACTGCGCTCATAACGCTGCTGTCCATCGCGATCCTGATGTGCGGGCTCATCGTCGACTGGCGCGCCTGGATCGGCTTCCGTGCCGTCTCCGGCTTTGCGATTGCCGGAAGTTACCTGGTCGTGGAGAGCTGGTTGAACGAGCGGGTGACGAACGAGAATCGCGGCCTGCTCTTCTCCCTTTATCTCATAACCACCATGGTCGGCACGATCGGCGGGCAGTACCTGGTGCCGCTCGGCGATCCGAGCAACACCTCGCTGTTCATCCTCTGCGGTGTCCTCTTCTCGCTCGCCCTGCTGCCGACCGCCCTCTCCTCCTCGCCGATGCCGGCACCGCCGGCACGGGCAAACTTCGACATCCCCGCACTCTACCGCCGCTCGCCCGTCGCCGTCGTCGGCGGCTTTCTCGCCGGCGCGCTCTCCGGCGCCTGGCTCAATCTCGGCGGCGTCTTCACCCAGAAGATCGGCCTCTCGACCGGCGAGGGAGCGACACTCCTCGCGTCGCTTCTGGCCGGCAGCGCAATCTCCCAGGTCCCGATCGGCCGCGCCTCCGACCGGATGGACCGGCGCATCGTCATGGTTGCCTGCGGCATCGCCGGTGTTGTGTCATGCCTAGCCATGTCCCTGGCGATCGCAAGCAGCCCGCCGGTGCTCTACGGCCTTGCCGCCTGCATCGGCACCGTCCTCTTTCCGATCTATGCGCTGAACGTCGCGCATGCCAACGACCTGGCGCGCCCCGACGAATATGTGGAAGTTTCATCCGGCCTGATGATCACCTACGGTCTCGGCACGATCTCCGGCCCGCTGATGGTGGGGCCGCTCATGGATCGCTTCGGCCCCGTCGCATTGTTTGTCGTGCTGGCTGTCTATTTTGCGCTCTACGCCGGCTATGCGGCATGGCGCATTCTCCAGCGCCAGCAGCACGAGGGCCTCGTTGCGAAAACCGATTTCCAGGTGACGACGGTGCTGCCCACACCCGGTCCCGACGTCACCAGTCCGCTCGCACATCAGGACGCAGGCGAGATCATCGAGGACGATACCGTTCCCGCCTGGGAGCAAGAAACGTCCTGA
- a CDS encoding uracil-DNA glycosylase, with protein sequence MISANDLSRSELAALLAFHAEAGVEWLLEDAPVDRLAEFEAMRSGRAEYRAAPPASETAVGRQQSAPPANTSREPGTSRERRPAAPPAPLPAVAIPDEQAVREAQFVADAARSLGELRTAMEAFAGCNLRNSARNLVFAEGNATSGVMIIGPMPYGDDDRDGRPFAGRHGEMLERMLSGIGLSRENVLLANAVPWRPPGNRVPSAREADICRPFIERQIALAEPKQLLLLGNFTARFFFGTGETIHQMRGDWRELTIGSTRIPTVATLHPQDLIAAPINKRFAWLDLLAFKSRIG encoded by the coding sequence ATGATCTCGGCCAACGACCTCTCCCGCTCCGAACTTGCCGCCCTTCTCGCCTTCCACGCGGAAGCGGGGGTCGAATGGCTGCTCGAGGACGCGCCTGTCGACCGGCTGGCCGAATTCGAGGCGATGAGAAGCGGGCGCGCGGAATACCGCGCGGCGCCGCCAGCCAGCGAGACGGCAGTCGGGCGTCAGCAATCCGCGCCACCCGCCAACACTTCGCGCGAACCCGGCACGTCTCGCGAGCGTCGTCCCGCCGCGCCTCCGGCGCCCCTTCCGGCGGTAGCGATACCCGACGAACAGGCCGTCCGGGAGGCACAGTTCGTCGCGGATGCGGCGCGGTCGCTCGGGGAGCTGCGGACCGCGATGGAGGCCTTCGCCGGCTGCAATCTCAGGAACAGCGCCCGCAATCTCGTCTTCGCCGAAGGCAATGCCACTTCCGGAGTCATGATCATCGGTCCCATGCCCTATGGGGACGACGACCGCGACGGCAGGCCCTTTGCTGGAAGGCACGGCGAGATGCTCGAACGTATGCTGTCCGGCATCGGCCTCTCGCGGGAGAACGTGCTTCTCGCCAATGCCGTGCCCTGGCGGCCGCCGGGAAACCGCGTTCCGAGCGCTCGGGAGGCGGATATCTGCCGCCCGTTCATCGAGCGTCAGATCGCGCTCGCAGAACCCAAGCAGCTGCTGCTTCTCGGCAACTTCACCGCCCGCTTCTTCTTCGGCACCGGTGAGACGATCCACCAGATGCGCGGCGACTGGCGAGAACTCACCATTGGTAGCACCAGAATACCGACAGTCGCCACCTTGCACCCCCAGGACCTGATCGCGGCTCCGATCAACAAGCGCTTCGCCTGGCTGGATTTGCTGGCGTTCAAGTCCCGCATCGGCTGA
- a CDS encoding Hsp70 family protein — MASALGLDFGTTNSVLAQAEGASTRSIIVESPVGRSDTTRTALSFLKDAGPSPMKVEAGQAAIREFIDNPGECRFLQSIKTFAASALFQGTLIFGKRYEFEDLMQRFLARLRDYAGSNWEPAFRRVVVGRPVQFAGANPDEKLALERYNRALTRIGFPEIHYVYEPVAAAFYFARSLDRDATVLVADFGGGTTDYSIIRFESRAGRLTATPIGHSGVGIAGDHFDFRIIDNIISPLIGKGSLFKSFDKLLEVPSSYYANFGRWNQLSIFKTLRDFTELKKLVRASLEPEKLESFVELIEHDEGYPLYQAVSATKMRLSQEEETEFAFAPLGERARRTVRREEFEAWIAPDLARIGEALDEVLSKTATSPGAIDKVFLTGGTSFVPAVRRLFENRFGLERIESGGELLSIAHGLALIGERDDVESWTAAA; from the coding sequence ATGGCATCCGCCCTAGGCCTCGACTTCGGCACGACCAATTCCGTACTGGCGCAGGCCGAAGGCGCATCGACACGCTCCATCATCGTGGAAAGCCCGGTGGGAAGATCGGACACGACGCGGACGGCGCTTTCCTTCCTGAAGGACGCAGGTCCCTCGCCGATGAAGGTCGAAGCGGGCCAGGCGGCAATCCGGGAATTCATCGACAATCCGGGCGAGTGCCGCTTCCTTCAGTCGATCAAAACCTTCGCTGCGAGCGCGCTCTTCCAGGGCACGCTGATCTTCGGCAAACGCTACGAGTTCGAGGACCTGATGCAACGCTTCCTGGCGCGGCTCAGAGACTATGCCGGCAGCAACTGGGAGCCCGCCTTCAGGCGTGTCGTGGTCGGTCGTCCGGTGCAGTTTGCAGGCGCGAATCCGGACGAGAAACTGGCCCTCGAGCGCTATAATCGCGCGCTTACCCGCATCGGTTTTCCAGAAATTCATTACGTGTACGAACCCGTGGCGGCCGCCTTCTATTTCGCGCGCAGTCTTGATCGGGATGCGACTGTACTCGTTGCCGACTTCGGCGGCGGCACAACCGACTACTCGATCATCCGCTTCGAGAGTCGGGCTGGGCGCCTGACGGCGACTCCGATCGGGCATTCCGGCGTCGGCATCGCGGGTGACCATTTCGACTTCCGGATCATCGATAACATCATCTCGCCGCTTATCGGAAAGGGGAGTCTGTTCAAGAGCTTCGACAAGCTGCTTGAAGTGCCGTCGAGCTACTACGCCAATTTCGGCCGCTGGAACCAGCTTTCGATCTTCAAAACGCTGAGGGATTTCACCGAATTGAAGAAGCTGGTGCGCGCAAGCCTGGAGCCGGAAAAGCTGGAGTCCTTCGTGGAACTCATCGAGCATGACGAAGGCTACCCCCTCTATCAGGCGGTCTCGGCTACCAAGATGCGGCTCTCACAGGAGGAGGAGACCGAATTCGCCTTCGCGCCGCTTGGCGAGCGCGCACGCCGTACCGTTCGCCGGGAAGAGTTCGAAGCCTGGATCGCGCCCGACCTCGCCCGCATCGGGGAGGCGCTTGACGAAGTGCTTTCAAAGACTGCGACCTCGCCCGGCGCGATCGACAAGGTGTTTCTGACCGGCGGGACGTCCTTCGTGCCGGCGGTTCGCCGTCTCTTCGAGAACCGCTTCGGATTAGAGCGTATCGAGAGCGGCGGCGAGCTTCTGTCGATCGCCCATGGCCTCGCGCTCATCGGCGAGCGCGACGATGTTGAGTCGTGGACCGCGGCCGCCTGA
- a CDS encoding electron transfer flavoprotein-ubiquinone oxidoreductase, with protein MTEQQELPERESMEFDVVIVGAGPAGLAAAIRLKQVNPELSVVVLEKGAEVGAHILSGAVVDPIGIDRLLPGWRDEPDHPFKTQVTDDHFLFLGPAGSVRLPNVLMPPLMNNHGNYIVSLGNVCRWLAIHAEALGVEIYPGFAATEVLYNDEGAVIGVATGDMGIERSGEPGPNFARGMALLGKYTLIGEGVRGSLAKQLIAKYKLDEGRDVPKFGIGLKELWEVKPENHKPGLVQHSFGWPLGMKTGGGSFLYHLEDNLVAVGFVVHLNYKNPYLYPFEEFQRFKTHPAIRGTFEGGKRLSYGARAITEGGYQSVPKLSFPGGALIGCSAGFVNVPRIKGSHNAVLSGILAAEKLAAAIAEGRANDEPIEIERGWRESAIGQDLKRVRNVKPLWSKFGTAIGVALGGLDMWTNQLFGFSFFGTLKHGKTDAQSLEPAAEHEKIDYPKPDGVLTFDRLSSVFLSNTNHEEDQPVHLQVKDWDLQKRSEYEVYAGPSSRYCPAGVYEWVEKDGQPTFVINAQNCVHCKTCDIKDPNQNINWVPPQGGEGPVYPNM; from the coding sequence ATGACCGAGCAGCAAGAGCTCCCCGAACGCGAGAGCATGGAATTCGACGTGGTGATCGTCGGGGCGGGTCCGGCGGGGCTTGCCGCGGCCATCCGGCTGAAGCAGGTCAATCCGGAGCTTTCGGTCGTCGTCCTGGAAAAAGGCGCCGAAGTGGGCGCGCATATCCTCTCGGGCGCCGTGGTCGACCCGATCGGCATCGACCGGCTTCTGCCCGGCTGGCGCGACGAGCCGGATCACCCGTTCAAAACGCAAGTCACCGACGATCATTTCCTTTTCCTCGGCCCCGCAGGTTCGGTGCGTCTGCCGAACGTCCTGATGCCGCCGCTGATGAACAATCACGGCAACTATATCGTCTCGCTCGGCAATGTCTGTCGCTGGCTGGCCATCCACGCCGAGGCGCTCGGCGTCGAGATCTATCCGGGCTTTGCGGCGACCGAAGTGCTTTACAACGACGAGGGCGCGGTGATCGGCGTCGCCACTGGCGACATGGGCATCGAGAGGAGCGGCGAGCCGGGACCGAACTTCGCCCGCGGCATGGCGCTGCTCGGCAAGTACACCCTCATCGGCGAGGGCGTGCGCGGCTCGCTCGCCAAGCAGCTGATCGCCAAATACAAGCTCGACGAGGGCCGCGACGTGCCGAAATTCGGCATTGGCCTGAAGGAGCTCTGGGAGGTGAAGCCTGAGAATCACAAACCGGGCCTCGTGCAGCATTCCTTTGGCTGGCCGCTCGGCATGAAGACCGGCGGCGGCTCGTTCCTCTATCACCTCGAGGACAATCTGGTGGCCGTCGGCTTCGTCGTCCATCTCAACTACAAGAATCCGTATCTCTATCCGTTCGAGGAATTTCAGCGCTTCAAGACGCATCCGGCGATCCGCGGCACTTTCGAGGGGGGCAAGCGCCTTTCCTATGGCGCCCGCGCCATTACCGAGGGCGGATACCAGTCGGTGCCCAAGCTGTCCTTCCCGGGCGGGGCGCTGATCGGATGCTCGGCCGGTTTCGTCAACGTGCCGCGCATCAAGGGCAGTCACAATGCGGTGCTGTCCGGGATTCTCGCGGCGGAGAAACTCGCGGCGGCGATCGCCGAAGGCCGCGCCAATGACGAGCCGATCGAGATCGAGCGTGGCTGGCGCGAGAGCGCCATCGGTCAGGACCTGAAGCGGGTCCGCAACGTCAAGCCGCTGTGGTCGAAGTTCGGCACCGCGATCGGCGTCGCCCTGGGTGGCCTCGACATGTGGACGAACCAGCTCTTCGGCTTTTCCTTCTTCGGCACGCTGAAGCATGGCAAGACCGATGCGCAATCGCTCGAGCCGGCGGCCGAGCATGAAAAGATCGACTATCCGAAGCCGGACGGGGTGCTGACCTTCGACCGGCTCTCCTCGGTGTTCCTGTCGAACACCAATCACGAGGAGGATCAGCCCGTGCATCTGCAGGTGAAGGACTGGGATCTGCAGAAGCGCTCGGAATACGAGGTCTATGCCGGTCCCTCGTCACGCTACTGTCCGGCCGGCGTCTACGAGTGGGTCGAGAAGGACGGCCAGCCGACCTTCGTCATCAACGCCCAGAACTGCGTCCACTGCAAGACGTGCGACATCAAGGACCCGAACCAGAACATCAACTGGGTGCCGCCACAAGGGGGCGAAGGCCCGGTCTATCCGAACATGTAA
- a CDS encoding ABC transporter substrate-binding protein, with protein MKKLFATTCLAAGLLGLGSAASAAECGDVTIANMNWQSAEVLASVDKFILTEGYGCNAELVVGDTVPTITSMIEKGEPDIAPEGWVDLLPDVVNRGLEEGKLVGAAVALSDGAVQGWWVPKYIVDANPDIKTIDDVLKHKELFPDPEDPSKGAIFNGPQGWGGTVVTTQLYKAYGAEAAGFTLVDTGSAAGLDGSIAKAYERKQGWVGYYWAPTALLGKYEMVKLEHGVPNDMAEWKRCNTVADCPDPKKNDWPKDKVQTLVTKEFADRAGPAMEYLNTRAWTNDTVNKLMAWMTDNQASGEEGAKHFLEENPDLWTKWVSPEVAEKIKAAL; from the coding sequence ATGAAGAAACTTTTTGCAACGACGTGCCTGGCCGCTGGTCTTCTGGGACTCGGCAGCGCGGCATCGGCGGCGGAATGCGGCGATGTGACGATTGCCAACATGAACTGGCAGAGCGCCGAAGTCCTGGCGAGTGTGGACAAGTTCATCCTGACCGAAGGCTACGGCTGCAACGCCGAACTCGTCGTCGGCGACACTGTGCCGACCATCACCTCGATGATCGAGAAGGGCGAGCCGGACATCGCGCCGGAAGGCTGGGTCGACCTGCTGCCGGACGTGGTGAACCGCGGTCTCGAGGAAGGCAAGCTCGTAGGCGCCGCAGTCGCGCTTTCGGATGGCGCCGTCCAAGGCTGGTGGGTGCCGAAATATATCGTCGATGCCAATCCGGACATCAAGACGATCGATGACGTCCTGAAGCACAAGGAACTCTTCCCGGATCCGGAAGATCCGAGCAAGGGCGCGATCTTCAACGGTCCTCAGGGATGGGGCGGCACGGTGGTGACGACGCAGCTTTACAAGGCCTATGGGGCTGAGGCGGCGGGCTTCACGCTGGTCGACACCGGCTCGGCAGCCGGCCTCGACGGTTCGATTGCCAAGGCCTATGAGCGCAAGCAGGGCTGGGTCGGCTACTACTGGGCTCCGACGGCGCTGCTCGGCAAGTACGAAATGGTCAAGCTCGAGCACGGCGTGCCGAATGACATGGCCGAATGGAAGCGCTGCAATACGGTCGCGGATTGCCCGGATCCGAAGAAGAACGATTGGCCGAAGGACAAAGTCCAGACGCTGGTGACCAAGGAATTCGCCGACCGCGCCGGACCGGCCATGGAGTATCTCAACACCCGCGCCTGGACAAATGACACGGTGAACAAGCTCATGGCCTGGATGACCGACAATCAGGCGAGCGGCGAGGAGGGCGCGAAGCACTTCCTGGAGGAGAACCCGGACCTCTGGACCAAGTGGGTCTCTCCTGAAGTCGCCGAGAAGATCAAGGCTGCGCTCTGA
- a CDS encoding ABC transporter permease has translation MEWLTTFPHMDDDRLRALKKVIDEGFRTFTRAYGDAIESFFDPLQFFLIHAERFMTRTPWPIILILIALIAWFASRNWKVVAGAVATLLVIGYLDMWDDTMKTISMIFVCTVLSIAIGIPIGIIMSRSDRFQNIVNPVLDVMQTMPSFVYLIPVVMLLGIGKVPGLIAVVIYAIPPMIRLTNLGIRLVDKDVLEAADAFGSSNWQKLKNVQMPLALPTIMAGINQTIMMALAMVVIASMIGVQGLGQPVLKAIANQYFTLGIFNGLAIVGIAIIFDRVSQAYGRRLQRHREIIHG, from the coding sequence ATGGAATGGCTGACCACATTTCCGCATATGGACGACGATCGGCTTCGAGCGCTGAAGAAGGTAATCGATGAAGGGTTCCGCACCTTCACGCGCGCCTATGGCGACGCAATCGAATCCTTCTTCGATCCGTTGCAGTTCTTCCTCATTCACGCCGAACGTTTCATGACGCGAACGCCCTGGCCGATCATCCTGATACTGATCGCACTGATCGCATGGTTCGCCAGCCGCAACTGGAAGGTCGTCGCGGGCGCCGTAGCTACCTTGCTCGTCATCGGCTATCTCGACATGTGGGACGACACGATGAAGACGATCTCGATGATCTTCGTCTGTACGGTCCTGTCGATAGCGATCGGAATACCGATCGGCATCATCATGTCGCGCTCCGATCGGTTCCAGAACATCGTCAATCCGGTGCTCGACGTCATGCAGACGATGCCGAGTTTCGTCTATCTCATTCCCGTCGTGATGCTGCTCGGCATAGGCAAGGTTCCCGGGCTGATCGCCGTCGTCATCTACGCGATCCCGCCGATGATCCGCCTGACCAATCTCGGTATACGCCTCGTCGACAAGGATGTGCTGGAGGCGGCGGACGCTTTCGGCTCGTCGAATTGGCAGAAGCTGAAGAATGTTCAGATGCCGCTGGCGCTGCCGACGATCATGGCCGGGATCAACCAGACGATCATGATGGCGCTCGCCATGGTCGTCATCGCCTCGATGATCGGCGTCCAGGGCCTGGGCCAGCCGGTCTTGAAGGCGATCGCCAACCAGTATTTCACCCTCGGCATCTTCAACGGCCTCGCCATCGTCGGGATCGCGATCATCTTCGACCGGGTGAGCCAGGCCTATGGGCGTCGGCTCCAGCGACACCGCGAGATCATCCACGGATAG